From a single Lolium rigidum isolate FL_2022 chromosome 7, APGP_CSIRO_Lrig_0.1, whole genome shotgun sequence genomic region:
- the LOC124672356 gene encoding uncharacterized protein LOC124672356 has product MAKGLGGGDGNEETATNHQTNILQFVIALAYATITTSSSTTTNAAETVSSSPYFPPELIPLIVSYLTTLHGFFALRAACRTYRALLPPSPANLASQCPLLLVTHKASVSEVLFHAPLRRLLRLRLPCTRLDGRDPSYTRFYSFGWRVAIEDRNAHGRHRDLRICHLLTGERARLPAHPNKFQGVIFSGDLVITFELRSHALYYCRIGDAKWRAAFCDDDYRIYSLMFVKDTLYALIYPNYRLAVIELHNNSMELSFLGDKSSARTVQKSTMSWLAECRGELLLVVPVQCSPPVYHVFCWQSEERKWTRTTNLGGCSLFFNRHQFAGCLGPDHPAVRRDYMYFTCLYGQWGKYSLVDGSWHERVVDYPGLGSPLAWVLPSIG; this is encoded by the coding sequence AAACGGCGACGAACCACCAGACGAACATCTTGCAGTTCGTCATCGCCCTCGCctacgccaccatcaccacctctTCCTCTACGACCACAAACGCCGCAGAAACAGTCTCGTCGTCGCCATACTTCCCACCCGAGCTGATCCCGTTGATCGTCAGCTACCTGACGACCCTCCATGGCTTCTTCGCCCTCAGGGCCGCCTGCCGTACCTACCGGGCTCTCCTCCCGCCGTCTCCGGCCAACCTCGCCTCCCAGTGCCCGTTACTCCTCGTCACCCACAAGGCCTCCGTATCGGAAGTGCTCTTCCACGCccccctccgccgcctcctccgcctccgcctcccctgCACGCGCCTAGATGGCCGCGACCCCTCCTACACCCGCTTCTACTCCTTTGGCTGGCGCGTCGCCATCGAAGACCGCAACGCCCACGGCAGGCACCGAGACCTACGCATCTGCCACCTCCTCACAGGCGAGCGAGCCCGCCTGCCTGCCCACCCAAATAAGTTCCAAGGAGTCATCTTTTCCGGCGACCTCGTCATCACCTTCGAGCTACGGAGCCACGCCCTCTACTACTGCCGCATTGGGGATGCTAAGTGGCGAGCCGCGTTTTGTGATGACGACTACAGGATTTACAGCTTGATGTTCGTGAAAGACACCCTCTATGCGCTGATCTATCCAAATTACCGCCTTGCCGTCATCGAGCTCCACAACAATTCGATGGAATTGTCGTTTTTGGGAGACAAATCGAGTGCACGGACAGTTCAGAAGAGTACGATGTCCTGGCTCGCAGAGTGCCGCGGCGAGCTGTTGCTTGTTGTCCCTGTGCAGTGCTCTCCACCGGTTTACCATGTTTTCTGTTGGCAATCCGAGGAGAGGAAATGGACAAGGACTACTAACCTTGGTGGATGTAGCTTGTTCTTTAATAGACATCAGTTTGCAGGTTGCCTTGGTCCAGATCATCCCGCAGTTAGAAGGGACTACATGTACTTCACTTGCTTATATGGGCAGTGGGGCAAGTATTCTTTGGTTGATGGATCTTGGCATGAACGTGTTGTCGACTACCCAGGGCTTGGGTCACCACTGGCTTGGGTCCTTCCAAGCATTGGCTGA